Part of the Aquabacterium sp. NJ1 genome, GAAGCGCATCGGAGCGCGATTTATCGACTCCGATGCGGTTCTTGAAGAACGGATCGGCATGCCGATCCGTCAGTTTTTTGAGCAGTTCGGAGAGGTCGCCTTCCGTGATCGCGAAGAGGCCGTGATCGATGAGCTCACGGCTGGCGCTCAGGATGCCGATGCGCCCGCTCTGGTGCTTGCCACTGGCGGCGGCGCGCTCTTGCGGCCAGCCAACCGCGAGCGGCTGCGTGACCGAACCACAGTGGTGTACCTGCGTTCAACGCCTGAGGAGCTGTATCGGCGCCTTCGGCACGATACCCAGCGCCCTTTGCTGCAGGTGGCGGACCCGCTCGCCAAGTTGCGAGAACTGTTCGAGCAGCGTCACCCGCTGTATGAGCAGACTGCGCACTACTGTGTGGACACTGGCCGCCCATCCGTGGCGACGCTGGTCAACATGATCATGATGCAGCTCGAGGTGGCAGGGCTCTTGCCTGTTCAGAACGCACAAAACGCACAAAAGGGGCCTTGAGCCCCTTTTTTGTTTTGCGTCCGCTGGTGGTGGGCGCTCTTGCGCCGAGCCCATTCAATCCAGCTTGAGCTGCTTGAGGTAGCTGCGGAACCAGTCGCCCACCTGATGGTGCTTGAGCGCCAGTTCGACGTTGGCCTCCAGGAAGCCTTCCTTGCTGCCGCAGTCATAGCGCTTGCCTTCGTATTGGTAAGCGAAGACTTTCTCCAGGTTGAGCAGACCGGCGATGCCGTCTGTCAGCTGGATTTCGTTGCCCACGCCGCGAGGCTGCGAGCGGATCTGTTCAAACACGGCAGGCGTCAGGATGTAGCGGCCGGCCACGCCAAGTCGCGATGGTGCGGCCTCTGGTGCGGGTTTTTCAACGATCTTGGAGATGGCCATCACACGCTCGGATACGGGCGTGCCCGCCACGATGCCGTAACGCTTGGTGTGCTCTGCTGGCACTTCCTGAACGGCCAGGATGGAGCCTTGCAGTTCATCGAACTGCGCCACCATCTGTTTGAGGATGGGGGTGGTGCCCACCATCAGGTCGTCGGCCAGCAGCACAGCAAAGGGCTCACCACGCACCAGGCGCTCGCCGCACAGCACGGCATGGCCCAGGCCCAGGCTCTTGGGCTGGCGCACGAACACGCATTCCATGTCGGCCGGCTTGATGGACTGCACCGTCTTGAGCAGGTCCATCTTGCCGGCGTGTTCCAGCTCGTACTCCAGCTCGAAGGCGGTGTCAAAGTGGTCCTCGATGGGGCGCTTGTGGCGGCCCGTGACGAAGATCATTTCGCGGATGCCCGCATCGTAGGCTTCTTCAACGGCGTACTGGATCAGCGGTTTGTCCACCACCGGCAGCATCTCTTTCGGCTGGGCCTTGGTGGCGGGCAGAAACCGGGTACCGAGGCCGGCGACGGGAAAGATGGCCTTCGTGATGGACATGCATAGCTCCTGACAGATTGGCCGGGATTGTGTCACCGGCGTGAAGATGCGGTGTAAGCAGACGTCCCTACCTTGTGGGGGGGACGCCTCATTCGCGGGGGGCAAAAGCGGGCGTTTATCCCAGTCGCTGGAACTGGGTCTTGACGCGTTCAAGCGTGGCTGTGAATTCCGTCACACGTTGCTTTTCCTGCTCCACCACCGCAGCCGGGGCGCGTGCGACGAAGCTCTCGTTGCCCAGTTTGGCGTTGGCCTTGGTGATTTCGCCTTCGAGGCGAGTGATCTCCTTGGCCAGGCGCGCCTTCTCGGCTTCGACGTCGATCTCGACGTGTAGCGCCAGACGGGCGTCCCCCTGCACGGCAACCGGTGCCATGGCCGTGGCCTCGGCAAAGGCGGCTTCGTCCAGCACCTTGACTTCGCTGAGCTTGCCCAGGGCCTTCAGGATGGGGGCCGCCTGCGTGATGAAGGCCGCGTCACCGGTGGTCAGCATGGGCACGCGCTCGGCAGGCGACAGGTTCATTTCGCCGCGCAGGTTGCGGGCGGTGCCGACCAAGGCCTTGAGCTTGCCCATCCAGGCGTCGGACTCGGCGCACACGCGGCTCAGATCCGGCACAGGGTAGGGCGCCAGCACAATGGAGTCGTCCGCGTCGGCTTGCTTGCGGCCGGCCACAGGCGCCACCACTTGCCACAGCTCTTCGGTGATGAAAGGCGTGATGGGGTGCAGCAGGCGCAGCACGGTTTCGAGCACGCGGATCAGGGTGCGGCGCGTGCCGCGTTGTTGCGCTTCGTTGCCGGTGTCCTTGGCCACGTTGAGCTGCGTCTTGGCGATCTCGATGTACCAGTCGCAGTATTCGTCCCAGACGAACTGGTAGATGGCGTTGGCGACGTTGTCGAGGCGGAACTCCTTGAAGCCTTGCTCTACTGCTGCTTCCACACGTTGCAGCTCGCTGACGATCCAGCGGTCAGCGGGGCTGAAGTCCAGGTAGCCGTTGGCGGCGCATTGGCCGGGCTCGTGCTTGACGATGCCGCAGTCCTGGCCTTCGCAGTTCATCAGCACGAACTTGGTGGCGTTCCAGAGCTTGTTGCAGAAGTTGCGGTAGCCCTCGCAGCGCTTGCTGTCGAAGTTGATGCTGCGACCCAGGCTGGCCAGTGCCGCGAAGGTGAAGCGCAAGGCGTCGGCGCCGTAGCCGGGGATGCCTTCCGGGAACTCCTTCTCGGTGTTCTTGCGGACCTTGGGCGCAGTCTCGGGCTTGCGCAGGCCGGTGGTGCGCTTCTCCAGCAGCGGGGCGAGCTCGATCCCGTCGATCAGGTCAACCGGGTCCAGCACATTGCCTTCGGACTTGGACATCTTCTGGCCTTGCGCATCGCGCACCAGACCGTGGATGTAGACATGCTTGAACGGCACCTTGCCCGTGAAGTGCTTGGTCATCATGATCATCCGGGCCACCCAGAAGAAGATGATGTCGTAGCCGGTCACCAGCACCGACGAGGGCAGGAAGAGGTCCAGCTCCTTGGTCTGCTCGGGCCAGCCCAGGGTGGAGAAGGGCACCAGGGCGGACGAGTACCAAGTGTCCAGCACATCCTCGTCGCGGGTCAGCGTGCCTTCGTAG contains:
- a CDS encoding valine--tRNA ligase — its product is MTELAKSFDPAPIEAQYGPQWEQRGLYKPTLDASKPSFCIQLPPPNVTGTLHMGHAFNQTIMDSLTRYHRMLGHNTLWIPGTDHAGIATQIVVERQLQEKGQNRHDLGRKNFVAKIWEWKEQSGTTITQQMRRMGDSVSWEHEYFTMDDKLSKVVSDTFVKLYEEGLIYRGKRLVSWDPILKSAVSDLEVESEEEDGSMWHIRYPIDGSDETLVVATTRPETMLGDTAVMVHPEDERYTHLIGKLVKLPITGRLVPVIADEHVDKDFGTGVVKVTPAHDTNDYQVGQRHSLPMITIFTLDAQVVSHLEEIPEAYRGLDRFVARKALVAQLEAEGLLVEVKKHKLMVPRCARTGQIIEPMLTDQWFVAMTKPGAQGKSIAEQAIEAVESGEVKFVPENWVNTYNQWMKNIQDWCISRQLWWGHQIPAWYGSNGEIFVARNEEEAHVRAKAAGYEGTLTRDEDVLDTWYSSALVPFSTLGWPEQTKELDLFLPSSVLVTGYDIIFFWVARMIMMTKHFTGKVPFKHVYIHGLVRDAQGQKMSKSEGNVLDPVDLIDGIELAPLLEKRTTGLRKPETAPKVRKNTEKEFPEGIPGYGADALRFTFAALASLGRSINFDSKRCEGYRNFCNKLWNATKFVLMNCEGQDCGIVKHEPGQCAANGYLDFSPADRWIVSELQRVEAAVEQGFKEFRLDNVANAIYQFVWDEYCDWYIEIAKTQLNVAKDTGNEAQQRGTRRTLIRVLETVLRLLHPITPFITEELWQVVAPVAGRKQADADDSIVLAPYPVPDLSRVCAESDAWMGKLKALVGTARNLRGEMNLSPAERVPMLTTGDAAFITQAAPILKALGKLSEVKVLDEAAFAEATAMAPVAVQGDARLALHVEIDVEAEKARLAKEITRLEGEITKANAKLGNESFVARAPAAVVEQEKQRVTEFTATLERVKTQFQRLG
- the galU gene encoding UTP--glucose-1-phosphate uridylyltransferase GalU: MSITKAIFPVAGLGTRFLPATKAQPKEMLPVVDKPLIQYAVEEAYDAGIREMIFVTGRHKRPIEDHFDTAFELEYELEHAGKMDLLKTVQSIKPADMECVFVRQPKSLGLGHAVLCGERLVRGEPFAVLLADDLMVGTTPILKQMVAQFDELQGSILAVQEVPAEHTKRYGIVAGTPVSERVMAISKIVEKPAPEAAPSRLGVAGRYILTPAVFEQIRSQPRGVGNEIQLTDGIAGLLNLEKVFAYQYEGKRYDCGSKEGFLEANVELALKHHQVGDWFRSYLKQLKLD
- a CDS encoding shikimate kinase is translated as MIVSLVGLPGGGKSTVGRQLAKRIGARFIDSDAVLEERIGMPIRQFFEQFGEVAFRDREEAVIDELTAGAQDADAPALVLATGGGALLRPANRERLRDRTTVVYLRSTPEELYRRLRHDTQRPLLQVADPLAKLRELFEQRHPLYEQTAHYCVDTGRPSVATLVNMIMMQLEVAGLLPVQNAQNAQKGP